One part of the Desulfonema ishimotonii genome encodes these proteins:
- the miaA gene encoding tRNA (adenosine(37)-N6)-dimethylallyltransferase MiaA, translated as MSTHTDRIKVIIICGPTGIGKTSATIGMARAFNGEIISADSMQIYKYMDIGTAKPTPEERAAVPHHLVDFVAPDAPFDAARFAALGREKISELAGRGITPFVAGGTGLYIRALICGIFQADPPDARIREKLRREAKELGSAALHDRLILRDPGAAARIHPNDTFRIVRALEICEATGKTLSEYHQAHRFADAPFDVLKIGLHMEREALYDRINRRVDAMLEAGLREEVEGLINRGYSPELRPMQSLGYRHMADFIEGRLTWEEAAETLKRDTRRYAKRQMTWFRADPEIVWKRPDEILSAFPLVKNFLQDSSGCFNIDGMDQAECGKPE; from the coding sequence ATGAGTACTCACACCGACAGGATAAAAGTCATCATCATCTGCGGACCGACCGGCATCGGCAAGACCTCCGCAACCATCGGCATGGCCCGGGCGTTCAACGGCGAAATCATCAGCGCCGACTCCATGCAGATCTACAAATACATGGACATCGGCACGGCCAAGCCCACGCCTGAAGAGCGGGCCGCAGTCCCCCACCATCTGGTTGATTTTGTCGCGCCGGACGCCCCCTTTGACGCGGCCCGGTTTGCGGCCCTGGGCCGCGAGAAAATCAGCGAACTGGCGGGCCGGGGCATCACGCCCTTTGTGGCGGGCGGCACGGGCCTCTACATCAGGGCCCTGATCTGCGGCATCTTCCAGGCCGATCCCCCCGATGCCCGGATACGGGAAAAGCTCCGGCGCGAGGCGAAAGAACTGGGCAGTGCGGCCCTCCATGATCGCCTCATCCTGCGCGACCCCGGGGCGGCCGCCCGAATCCACCCCAACGACACCTTCAGGATCGTCCGTGCCCTTGAGATCTGTGAGGCCACGGGCAAAACGCTTTCCGAATATCACCAGGCCCACCGGTTTGCGGATGCACCCTTTGATGTCCTGAAAATCGGCCTGCATATGGAGCGGGAAGCGCTCTATGACCGGATCAACCGCCGGGTTGACGCCATGCTTGAGGCCGGGCTCCGGGAAGAGGTTGAAGGGCTCATAAACCGGGGCTATTCCCCGGAACTCAGACCTATGCAGTCCCTGGGATATCGCCACATGGCGGATTTTATCGAAGGCAGGCTGACATGGGAAGAGGCGGCTGAGACGCTGAAAAGGGATACCCGGCGCTATGCAAAGCGTCAGATGACGTGGTTCAGGGCCGACCCGGAGATTGTCTGGAAACGTCCGGACGAAATCCTTTCCGCCTTCCCGCTGGTAAAAAATTTCTTGCAAGATTCGTCAGGATGTTTCAACATAGACGGGATGGATCAGGCTGAATGTGGGAAACCCGAATAA
- a CDS encoding tetratricopeptide repeat protein, with protein MMNTYIISLVTLGIFAIGVSAYLPFLVPTQVLSSITIIFASAISLLVTFVVTRKWMEEQYDRKLHKLKEENERRIRRLKKEHDTTTLEKTIRDGTQTLIKNALDYFKIENIKNEIGTSAAIENLQLDKYGQIIELLADFSLILPDIKENQKIVEDEITHQIKIYRIDENPFALFMERIMQKYIVTVNKKIKEKHEQDMFENMKTCPACAEKVMPKAKVCKHCGYQFKSISPSAAQQAIAMDRVDKGKKLLGQQRYEDALKEFDTAIALKANSAVAYYHRAIVHNKMGRRKKAEADLREASYLGHKKAQQILNTNENA; from the coding sequence ATGATGAACACCTATATTATCAGCCTTGTGACGCTGGGCATATTTGCCATCGGCGTTTCAGCGTACCTGCCTTTCCTGGTGCCGACGCAGGTCTTATCCTCCATCACCATTATTTTCGCCTCGGCCATCTCGCTGCTGGTGACATTTGTCGTAACCCGGAAGTGGATGGAGGAGCAGTATGACCGGAAGCTGCACAAGCTGAAAGAGGAGAATGAACGCAGAATCCGGCGGCTGAAAAAGGAACACGACACCACCACTCTTGAAAAAACGATCCGGGACGGCACCCAGACGCTGATTAAAAATGCGCTCGACTATTTCAAAATTGAGAACATCAAAAATGAGATCGGCACCTCGGCGGCCATTGAAAATCTCCAGTTGGACAAATACGGCCAGATCATCGAGCTGCTGGCCGACTTCTCCCTGATCCTGCCGGACATCAAGGAAAACCAGAAGATCGTAGAGGATGAGATCACCCACCAGATCAAGATCTACCGCATTGACGAAAACCCCTTTGCGCTCTTTATGGAGCGGATCATGCAGAAGTATATCGTGACCGTCAACAAGAAGATCAAGGAGAAGCATGAGCAGGATATGTTCGAGAATATGAAGACGTGCCCGGCCTGCGCCGAAAAAGTGATGCCCAAGGCCAAGGTCTGCAAGCACTGTGGCTACCAGTTCAAAAGCATCTCCCCCTCTGCGGCCCAGCAGGCCATTGCCATGGACCGGGTGGATAAGGGGAAAAAACTGCTGGGTCAGCAGCGTTATGAAGATGCGCTCAAGGAGTTTGACACCGCCATCGCGCTCAAGGCCAATTCAGCGGTCGCCTATTATCACCGGGCCATTGTCCATAACAAGATGGGCCGGCGCAAAAAGGCTGAGGCTGACCTGCGGGAAGCCTCGTATCTGGGGCACAAAAAAGCGCAGCAGATCCTGAACACGAACGAAAACGCCTGA
- a CDS encoding tRNA (cytidine(34)-2'-O)-methyltransferase — protein sequence MMQKIERHIVLVAPEVHWNTGNIGRTCLGAGAFLHLIRPLGFSLESRQVRRAGLDYWPRVKLSVWDHFEAFERALAPQAGEVALFAKKGAQSFRAMPHLPRAFLIFGSETAGLPEPLLSRYADATYHIPISDEIRCLNLSTSVGIALYESLRITSPVHAWS from the coding sequence ATGATGCAGAAGATTGAACGACATATCGTACTGGTTGCCCCCGAAGTTCACTGGAACACGGGCAACATCGGGCGCACCTGCCTGGGGGCCGGGGCGTTTCTCCACCTGATCCGTCCCCTGGGATTTTCCCTGGAAAGCCGTCAGGTCAGACGGGCCGGTCTCGACTACTGGCCACGGGTGAAGCTCTCGGTGTGGGACCATTTCGAGGCCTTTGAACGGGCGCTGGCACCGCAGGCCGGTGAGGTGGCCCTCTTTGCCAAAAAAGGGGCACAGTCCTTCCGGGCCATGCCGCACCTCCCCAGGGCCTTCCTGATTTTCGGATCCGAGACCGCCGGGCTGCCGGAGCCGCTCCTTTCCCGGTATGCGGACGCCACCTACCACATCCCCATCTCCGATGAAATCCGGTGCCTCAACCTCTCCACCAGCGTGGGAATCGCCCTCTACGAAAGCCTCCGGATCACCTCACCTGTCCATGCCTGGTCTTAG
- a CDS encoding SH3 domain-containing protein yields MKYFVLYLALALFFPVLPVQAQDFSPRVLVIDKDSNGTNVRDAPSGKVVHVIPYAGDGGVRIVSVSAASKGWFRVEADGISGWMHGSVLGLCAAPTEDGAPVLHREANYQNPPLMRIPTNSPVSLLDLRGRWLRVRYVDSEGKRHDGWLPEQVTTLSEGGLEECAAAWASHK; encoded by the coding sequence ATGAAATACTTTGTATTGTATCTGGCTTTGGCGCTGTTTTTTCCCGTATTGCCCGTCCAGGCTCAGGATTTTTCCCCAAGGGTATTGGTTATTGATAAGGATTCCAACGGCACCAATGTCCGCGATGCGCCTTCCGGCAAGGTGGTGCATGTCATTCCCTATGCCGGTGACGGCGGTGTGCGTATCGTGAGCGTCAGCGCGGCGAGCAAGGGCTGGTTCAGGGTCGAGGCGGATGGTATATCGGGCTGGATGCACGGCAGCGTGCTGGGCCTCTGCGCCGCACCCACGGAGGACGGCGCCCCCGTCCTGCACAGGGAGGCCAATTATCAGAACCCGCCCCTGATGCGGATTCCGACCAATTCGCCCGTAAGTCTGCTTGATCTCAGGGGGCGGTGGCTCAGGGTGCGGTATGTGGATTCCGAGGGCAAGCGCCATGACGGCTGGCTTCCCGAACAGGTGACAACCCTGAGCGAAGGCGGCCTGGAAGAGTGCGCAGCGGCCTGGGCATCCCACAAATAA
- a CDS encoding zinc ribbon domain-containing protein: MFFFIGGITPKVKILSKKPEICPVCGLAQAWYKRTDHYLNLFFIPVFRVRTGEPFLMCERCERSVHEMGAEYEEFLEKQDARCPHCNRSLHPEFKYCPHCGKKV, encoded by the coding sequence ATGTTCTTTTTTATCGGCGGCATTACGCCCAAAGTAAAAATCCTCAGCAAAAAGCCCGAAATCTGTCCGGTGTGCGGTCTGGCCCAGGCCTGGTACAAACGGACAGACCACTATCTCAACCTGTTTTTCATCCCGGTTTTCCGGGTCAGAACGGGTGAGCCGTTTCTCATGTGTGAGCGGTGCGAACGGAGTGTTCATGAGATGGGGGCCGAATATGAGGAATTTCTGGAGAAACAGGATGCCCGGTGCCCGCATTGCAACCGCTCCCTGCATCCCGAATTTAAGTATTGCCCCCACTGCGGGAAAAAGGTCTGA
- a CDS encoding pyruvate kinase alpha/beta domain-containing protein, whose protein sequence is MYFDKPGKENTEQTLKLAYERGKALGLDEVVLASTKGDTAYRALEIFEGFRVVVVTYHCGFKKPFKNIMDDSVRQELTDKGATVVAATHALSGVERAVAKKHSGIYPALLIADTLRLFGQGTKVAVEVSVMAADAGTLSGKDIIAVGGSGRGADAALVVKPANQSDLFDMRIREVICKPAIF, encoded by the coding sequence ATGTATTTTGACAAACCGGGCAAAGAGAACACGGAACAGACGCTGAAGCTGGCTTATGAACGCGGAAAGGCGCTGGGCCTTGACGAGGTGGTACTCGCCTCCACCAAAGGGGATACGGCCTACAGGGCCCTTGAGATATTTGAAGGCTTCAGGGTCGTGGTGGTCACCTATCACTGTGGCTTTAAAAAACCGTTCAAAAATATTATGGACGACAGCGTGAGGCAGGAGCTGACCGACAAAGGGGCAACCGTTGTGGCGGCCACCCACGCCCTGTCCGGTGTGGAGCGGGCGGTGGCCAAAAAGCATTCGGGCATCTACCCGGCCCTGCTGATCGCCGACACCCTCCGGCTTTTCGGACAGGGCACCAAGGTGGCGGTGGAGGTGTCCGTCATGGCCGCCGATGCCGGGACGCTCAGCGGAAAGGACATCATCGCCGTGGGCGGCAGCGGCAGAGGGGCCGACGCCGCGCTGGTGGTGAAACCCGCCAATCAGTCGGATCTGTTTGACATGCGGATTCGGGAAGTCATCTGCAAACCCGCCATTTTCTGA
- a CDS encoding amidohydrolase family protein produces MVIDFHTHIFSRAIRDNRSARFPSEPAFKLLYDSPKSRLVGAEDALAMMDEQGVDKSVVFGFPWQDADTFRRENDYILEVVQKYPDRLIGLCCFDALNRAAAAETARCLDAGLSGVGELAFYENGIDEAARNALEPIMAICREKACPILIHTNEPVGHMYPGKSPNTLVQIYKLVKAFPENKIVLAHWGGGIFFYNLLKREAKDVLKNVWYDTAASPFLYDVDIYPTAQQLAGPDKVLFGTDYPLLKPKRYFGDIEKSGVSAADAAAICGGNAAALLNL; encoded by the coding sequence ATGGTCATCGACTTTCATACCCACATCTTTTCCCGCGCGATCCGCGACAACCGCTCCGCCCGTTTCCCGTCCGAACCGGCCTTCAAACTGCTCTATGATTCACCCAAGTCCAGACTGGTCGGGGCTGAGGACGCCCTTGCCATGATGGACGAGCAGGGGGTGGACAAGTCCGTGGTGTTCGGCTTTCCCTGGCAGGACGCAGATACCTTCAGGCGGGAAAACGACTATATTCTGGAGGTGGTGCAGAAATACCCGGACCGCCTCATCGGCCTTTGCTGCTTTGACGCCCTGAACCGGGCAGCCGCAGCAGAAACGGCGCGGTGCCTTGACGCCGGGCTGTCGGGGGTGGGCGAGCTGGCGTTCTACGAGAACGGGATCGACGAGGCTGCCCGCAATGCCCTGGAGCCGATCATGGCTATCTGCCGCGAAAAGGCCTGCCCGATCCTGATCCATACCAATGAGCCGGTGGGACACATGTATCCGGGCAAATCGCCCAACACCCTGGTTCAGATCTACAAGCTGGTCAAAGCCTTCCCGGAGAATAAAATCGTTCTGGCCCACTGGGGTGGCGGGATTTTTTTCTATAACCTCCTGAAGCGGGAGGCCAAAGACGTTCTGAAAAACGTCTGGTACGACACCGCAGCCTCGCCTTTCTTATACGATGTGGATATCTATCCCACCGCCCAGCAGCTCGCAGGACCGGACAAGGTGCTGTTCGGCACGGATTATCCGCTGCTGAAGCCGAAACGCTATTTCGGTGATATTGAAAAATCCGGGGTGTCGGCCGCCGATGCCGCCGCCATCTGCGGCGGAAACGCGGCAGCGCTGCTGAACCTTTGA
- a CDS encoding cytoplasmic protein yields the protein MSNGGMNHGIDFTVDINNLYREENVTDMQVASIRKLVPVSLDGTEDTAREALFIGHSQLMSPNGPLPLQCELKAKTLEEAIQEFPAAMNQAVERLIEEAKKLQAEEASRIVVPGGQQDRKIIY from the coding sequence ATGAGTAACGGTGGTATGAATCATGGCATAGATTTCACAGTGGATATAAACAACCTCTATCGTGAGGAAAACGTAACCGATATGCAGGTGGCCTCCATCCGGAAACTGGTGCCGGTCAGCCTCGACGGAACAGAGGATACCGCCCGTGAGGCGCTTTTCATCGGCCACTCCCAGCTGATGTCGCCCAACGGCCCGCTTCCCCTCCAGTGCGAACTCAAAGCCAAAACTCTGGAAGAGGCGATTCAGGAGTTCCCGGCAGCCATGAATCAGGCCGTGGAACGCCTGATTGAGGAGGCCAAAAAGCTTCAGGCCGAAGAGGCCTCCCGCATCGTAGTGCCGGGCGGCCAGCAGGACCGTAAGATTATTTACTAG
- a CDS encoding DUF362 domain-containing protein gives MERTVYFTDLRASAQDNLYAKLGRLLEAAGIARVFSEKDLVAIKLHFGEMGNTAFIRPIFLRRIVEQVRQHGGNPFLTDANTLYAGTRSDSPSHLTTAIRNGFAHSVIDAPVIIADGLRGKTETAVEIRRKRFKTVYIGKEIVEAEAFISVAHFKGHELSGFGGAIKNTGMGCASRRGKLAQHSTVSPRISAENCIGCGECVDHCSQGALSVPGEVAVMDTDRCIGCGECILICPSRAIEIEWDQAVPVFLENMVEYTEGVLRNKKDKALFINFITNISPACDCYGHNDAPIVRDIGIVASRDPVAIDQASADLVNGETALAGSCLTTHLRAGEDKFKGLYPRVDWAHQLRYAEEIGLGSRAYRIEKI, from the coding sequence ATGGAACGCACGGTTTATTTTACAGATCTAAGGGCATCGGCCCAGGACAACCTTTATGCCAAACTGGGCAGACTTCTGGAGGCGGCCGGTATCGCCCGGGTCTTTTCAGAAAAGGATCTGGTCGCCATCAAACTTCATTTCGGAGAGATGGGAAACACGGCCTTTATCCGTCCCATATTCCTGCGCCGGATTGTGGAACAGGTCCGGCAGCATGGCGGCAATCCCTTCCTGACCGATGCCAACACCCTCTATGCCGGAACCCGGAGTGATTCCCCCTCCCATCTGACCACCGCCATCCGGAACGGATTTGCCCATTCGGTCATCGACGCCCCGGTGATCATTGCCGACGGGCTGCGGGGAAAAACGGAAACCGCAGTTGAAATCCGCCGGAAACGGTTCAAGACGGTTTATATCGGAAAAGAGATCGTCGAAGCGGAGGCCTTTATCTCGGTGGCCCACTTCAAGGGGCATGAGCTTTCGGGGTTTGGCGGGGCCATCAAAAACACGGGAATGGGATGTGCCTCCCGCAGAGGGAAGCTGGCCCAGCATTCGACCGTATCCCCCCGGATCAGCGCGGAGAACTGCATCGGCTGTGGCGAGTGCGTGGACCACTGCTCCCAGGGCGCGCTTTCGGTCCCCGGTGAAGTGGCGGTCATGGACACGGACAGGTGCATTGGCTGCGGCGAGTGTATCCTGATCTGTCCCAGCCGCGCCATTGAGATTGAATGGGATCAGGCCGTGCCGGTGTTTCTGGAAAACATGGTCGAATACACCGAGGGGGTTCTCAGAAACAAAAAGGACAAGGCCCTGTTCATCAACTTTATCACAAATATCTCACCGGCCTGCGACTGCTACGGGCACAACGACGCCCCCATTGTCCGGGATATCGGCATTGTCGCCTCACGGGACCCGGTGGCCATTGACCAGGCCTCTGCCGATCTGGTAAACGGAGAAACCGCTCTGGCTGGATCGTGCCTGACAACCCATCTCCGGGCCGGTGAGGACAAGTTCAAAGGGCTTTATCCCAGGGTGGACTGGGCGCATCAGCTCCGATACGCAGAGGAG